A region from the Cryptosporangium arvum DSM 44712 genome encodes:
- a CDS encoding RNA polymerase sigma factor SigF → MTESGGGVDVRDPGLRPADSDAESELRPEADLGVQRNRDLWGEPETERPKPRRDSSDGYGSSKLTAHLTDQGNGRRLDYDNYSSVAPLFERYVELDEDDPERVAVREKLVTAHLPLARHIARRFANRGERLEDLTQVAMVGLIQAIDRFDPHRGVEFLSFGIPTIMGEVRRHFRDQGWSVRVPRRLKELHLSINAAVGELSQHNGRAPTASELAAHLNLSREEVLEGLEAANAYQSTSLDTPVGAEPDAPSLGDTLGGEDTAIDAVEYRQALQPLLAKIPPRERRVLALRFFGNQTQTQIAQEIGVSQMHVSRLLASTLAKLRAGLLEE, encoded by the coding sequence GTGACCGAGAGCGGAGGGGGCGTCGACGTTCGCGACCCCGGCCTGCGCCCGGCGGACTCCGACGCCGAGTCGGAGCTCCGCCCGGAAGCGGATCTGGGGGTCCAACGCAACCGCGATCTCTGGGGGGAACCCGAGACCGAACGCCCGAAGCCCCGGCGGGACTCCTCCGACGGCTACGGCTCGTCCAAGCTGACCGCCCACCTCACCGACCAGGGCAACGGCAGGCGGCTGGACTACGACAACTACTCCTCGGTCGCGCCGCTGTTCGAGCGGTACGTCGAACTCGACGAGGACGATCCGGAGCGGGTCGCGGTCCGGGAGAAGCTGGTCACCGCACACCTCCCGCTGGCGCGGCACATCGCGCGCCGGTTCGCGAACCGCGGCGAGCGGCTCGAAGACCTCACCCAGGTCGCGATGGTCGGCCTGATCCAGGCGATCGACCGGTTCGACCCGCACCGGGGCGTCGAGTTCCTGTCGTTCGGCATTCCGACGATCATGGGCGAGGTCCGCCGCCACTTCCGGGACCAGGGCTGGTCGGTCCGCGTCCCGCGGCGGCTCAAAGAGCTGCACCTGTCGATCAACGCGGCCGTCGGCGAACTCTCGCAGCACAACGGGCGCGCGCCGACCGCCAGCGAGCTGGCCGCGCACCTCAACCTCTCCCGCGAGGAAGTGCTGGAGGGGCTGGAGGCCGCCAACGCCTATCAATCGACGTCGCTCGACACTCCGGTGGGCGCCGAGCCCGACGCCCCGTCGCTCGGCGACACGCTCGGCGGTGAGGACACCGCGATCGACGCCGTGGAGTACCGGCAGGCGCTGCAGCCGTTGCTGGCCAAGATCCCGCCGCGGGAACGGCGCGTGCTCGCGCTCCGGTTCTTCGGCAACCAGACACAGACGCAGATCGCCCAGGAGATCGGTGTCTCGCAGATGCACGTGTCCCGGCTGCTGGCGTCGACGCTCGCGAAGCTGCGAGCGGGCCTGTTGGAGGAGTGA
- a CDS encoding SDR family oxidoreductase yields the protein MPTASGAPVVVVTGASAGVGRATALAFARRGAAVGLLARGQAGLDAARRQALDHGAADALAVQTDVSDADAVEAAATRIEAELGPIDVWVNNAMASVFAYTWDVTPAEFKRVTEVTYLGFVNGTLAAIKRMRARDRGTIVQVGSSLAYRSIPLQAPYCASKHAVAGFTESLRVELLAERSGVRISQVNLPAMNTPQFGWVRTRLPRHPQPVPPIYQPEVGAEAIVRAAETGQRMLDVGLITVATRWGQKFIPRLLDHYLARTGVESQQTPDPIDAAAWKDNLSRPLDDVQDRGAHGVFDGKAKSHSWQAWAAGRKPLVLAAGGAVVAATAVLMKGRR from the coding sequence ATGCCGACAGCGTCCGGTGCCCCTGTAGTCGTGGTGACCGGCGCGAGCGCGGGTGTCGGCCGCGCCACCGCGTTGGCCTTCGCCCGGCGGGGAGCGGCCGTCGGACTGCTCGCCCGCGGGCAGGCCGGCCTGGACGCCGCCCGCCGCCAGGCCCTCGACCACGGCGCCGCCGACGCGCTCGCCGTCCAGACCGACGTCTCGGACGCGGACGCGGTCGAGGCCGCCGCCACCCGCATCGAGGCCGAACTCGGCCCGATCGACGTCTGGGTGAACAACGCGATGGCGAGCGTGTTCGCCTACACCTGGGACGTCACCCCGGCCGAGTTCAAGCGCGTCACCGAGGTCACCTACCTCGGGTTCGTCAACGGCACGCTGGCCGCGATCAAGCGGATGCGGGCGCGCGACCGTGGCACGATCGTCCAGGTGGGGTCCTCGCTGGCCTACCGCTCGATACCTCTGCAGGCGCCGTACTGCGCCTCCAAGCACGCGGTGGCCGGTTTCACCGAGTCGCTGCGGGTGGAGCTGCTCGCGGAGAGGAGCGGCGTCCGCATCAGCCAGGTCAACCTCCCGGCCATGAACACCCCCCAGTTCGGGTGGGTGCGCACGCGCCTGCCCCGGCACCCCCAGCCGGTCCCCCCGATCTACCAGCCGGAGGTCGGTGCCGAGGCGATCGTCCGGGCCGCGGAGACCGGTCAGCGCATGCTCGACGTCGGCCTGATCACCGTCGCCACCCGCTGGGGCCAGAAGTTCATCCCGCGCCTGCTCGACCACTACCTGGCCCGCACCGGGGTCGAGAGTCAGCAGACCCCCGACCCGATCGACGCCGCGGCCTGGAAGGACAACCTGAGCCGCCCGCTCGACGACGTCCAGGACCGGGGCGCGCACGGGGTGTTCGACGGGAAGGCCAAGTCGCACAGCTGGCAGGCCTGGGCCGCCGGCCGCAAACCCCTCGTGCTCGCGGCCGGTGGTGCGGTGGTCGCCGCCACCGCGGTCCTGATGAAGGGCCGCCGATGA
- a CDS encoding phage holin family protein — MATHTEPRVQPVDAPSPGRFDTGSASTAELVTRMADQVSTLVRDELKLAQLELTQKGKKAGLGAGMFGGAGVVALYGVGAVVTAAIAALALVLPVWASALIVAVVLFAVAGVLALTGKKEFQQATPPVPAEAVDGVKRDIETVKERAHR, encoded by the coding sequence ATGGCCACCCACACCGAACCCAGAGTTCAACCTGTCGACGCCCCGTCGCCGGGGCGGTTCGACACCGGTTCGGCGTCCACCGCCGAACTCGTGACCCGGATGGCCGACCAGGTCTCGACGCTCGTGCGCGACGAGCTGAAGCTCGCCCAGTTGGAGCTCACCCAGAAGGGCAAGAAGGCCGGGCTCGGCGCCGGCATGTTCGGCGGGGCCGGGGTCGTCGCGCTCTACGGCGTGGGCGCGGTGGTGACCGCGGCGATCGCGGCGCTCGCGCTCGTGCTGCCGGTATGGGCGTCGGCGCTCATCGTCGCCGTCGTGCTGTTCGCCGTGGCCGGCGTGCTCGCGCTGACCGGTAAGAAAGAGTTCCAGCAGGCCACGCCGCCGGTTCCGGCCGAGGCTGTCGACGGCGTGAAGCGTGACATCGAGACCGTGAAGGAGCGTGCGCACCGATGA
- a CDS encoding Gfo/Idh/MocA family protein — protein MASTRCRVGLVGAGRAAARHASVLAGFHDVSIVGVTDPDVRAAAELAARTASTVAPTLAALLGLRPDAVFVCVPPHAHGPIEDELLDAAVPMYVEMPLGVDRDRPDALARRVASAGLVTAAGHHWRYSAAVSRARSALAGRPIRLVTGTWLDAVGGAPWWGRREQSGGPLIEQVGPLLDLLRALAGEAVEVYALGDEAPVPGTDFDSVTAATLRFASGAVGTLATTCRFAPRATDGNGTGSRVAELEIHADGAGARITEDGCEIRVGDRSEWHAVDAGAAVRAIDRAFVDAVRRPDARGGVLVDYAQAVRTHRLAHALTRSAAEGRPLRLRAD, from the coding sequence GTGGCGAGCACGCGGTGTCGGGTCGGTCTGGTCGGTGCCGGGCGGGCCGCGGCCCGGCACGCGTCGGTTCTCGCCGGGTTCCACGACGTGTCGATCGTCGGCGTCACCGACCCCGACGTGCGGGCGGCAGCCGAGCTGGCCGCACGCACCGCGAGTACGGTCGCGCCCACCCTGGCCGCGCTGCTGGGTCTCCGGCCGGACGCGGTGTTCGTCTGCGTCCCGCCGCACGCGCACGGCCCGATCGAGGACGAGCTGCTCGACGCGGCCGTGCCGATGTACGTCGAGATGCCGCTGGGCGTCGATCGGGACCGGCCGGACGCGCTGGCCCGGCGGGTGGCCTCGGCCGGGCTGGTCACCGCGGCCGGACATCACTGGCGGTACTCCGCGGCGGTGTCCCGGGCGCGGTCCGCGCTGGCCGGGCGTCCGATCCGGCTGGTCACCGGTACCTGGCTGGACGCCGTCGGCGGCGCGCCGTGGTGGGGGCGCCGCGAGCAGTCCGGCGGGCCGCTGATCGAACAGGTCGGGCCGCTGCTCGACCTGCTGCGCGCGCTCGCCGGCGAGGCCGTCGAGGTGTACGCGCTGGGCGACGAGGCACCCGTTCCGGGGACGGACTTCGACAGCGTGACCGCGGCGACGCTGCGATTCGCGTCGGGAGCGGTGGGAACGCTGGCCACGACGTGCCGGTTCGCACCGCGTGCGACCGACGGGAACGGCACCGGGTCGCGGGTGGCGGAGCTGGAGATCCATGCCGACGGGGCCGGCGCGCGGATCACCGAGGACGGGTGCGAGATCCGGGTGGGCGACCGGTCGGAGTGGCACGCGGTCGACGCCGGCGCCGCGGTCCGCGCGATCGACCGGGCGTTCGTCGACGCGGTCCGCCGGCCCGACGCACGCGGCGGCGTCCTGGTGGACTACGCACAGGCGGTACGGACCCACCGCCTGGCCCACGCGCTCACCCGCTCAGCCGCCGAAGGCCGCCCGTTACGGCTGCGCGCGGATTAG
- a CDS encoding YihY/virulence factor BrkB family protein, with translation MTAVPAGSSAARGRQANSPRQIPLRGWKDVLVRTVREFKDDQISTAAAAAAFYAWLALIPAAIGAITMYGLVASPDVIAGQIDELTASLSSDVKQVITDPITAATNASGKGLSIGLIISLGAVLWSASGGMNGMIQAVNTAYDEVDERNFLKKRGLAILMTLGAIVAFVVAILLVAVVPPVLDALQLGAFANGIVSIGRWVLLALLMMFGLSLLYRFAPDRSNARFRWISWGAVVATVLWLIASAGFSFYVNNFGSYNKTYGALAGVIVLNLWLYISCLAILFGAELNAELEAQTERDSTTGPAEPLGHRGARKADEVGPSTHGSLT, from the coding sequence ATGACCGCAGTGCCCGCCGGCTCGAGCGCAGCACGCGGTCGGCAAGCGAACTCGCCCCGTCAGATCCCGCTGCGCGGCTGGAAGGACGTTCTCGTCCGCACCGTCCGCGAGTTCAAGGACGACCAGATCTCCACCGCCGCGGCCGCCGCCGCGTTCTACGCCTGGCTGGCGCTCATCCCGGCCGCGATCGGTGCGATCACGATGTACGGCCTGGTCGCCAGCCCCGACGTGATCGCCGGCCAGATCGACGAGCTGACCGCGAGCCTGTCGTCGGACGTCAAGCAGGTGATCACCGACCCGATCACGGCCGCCACCAACGCCAGCGGCAAAGGCCTGTCGATCGGGTTGATCATCTCGCTCGGCGCCGTGCTGTGGAGCGCGTCGGGCGGCATGAACGGCATGATCCAGGCCGTCAACACCGCGTACGACGAGGTGGACGAGCGCAACTTCCTGAAGAAGCGCGGGCTGGCGATCCTGATGACGCTCGGCGCGATCGTCGCGTTCGTGGTTGCGATCCTGCTGGTCGCGGTGGTGCCGCCAGTGCTCGACGCGCTGCAGCTCGGAGCGTTCGCCAACGGGATTGTCAGCATCGGCCGCTGGGTACTGCTGGCGCTGCTGATGATGTTCGGGCTCAGCCTGCTGTACCGCTTCGCGCCCGACCGGAGCAACGCGCGCTTCCGGTGGATCTCCTGGGGCGCCGTGGTCGCCACCGTGCTCTGGCTGATCGCCTCGGCGGGGTTCTCGTTCTACGTCAACAACTTCGGTAGCTACAACAAGACGTACGGCGCGCTGGCCGGCGTCATCGTCCTCAATCTCTGGCTCTACATCTCGTGCCTGGCGATCCTCTTCGGCGCCGAACTGAACGCCGAACTAGAGGCCCAGACGGAGCGCGACAGCACCACCGGGCCGGCTGAACCCCTCGGGCACCGCGGCGCCCGGAAGGCCGACGAGGTGGGGCCCAGCACCCACGGTTCGCTCACCTAG
- a CDS encoding SRPBCC family protein: MSTIERSIDVHVPVRTAYDQWTQFETFPQFMEGVESIQQTDDLHTHWRTNIAGVKREFDAEITEQRPDERVAWKSTSGEKQAGVVTFHRLDDENTRIMLQLDFHPEGAVEKAGDALGLVSHRVKGDLERFKTFIEERGGPTGAWRGEKDAPPQKGAPAHYSPRTEEDPSAIAHGVPPTTNLTREEAQRAHDEGRPATPPVI; the protein is encoded by the coding sequence GTGAGCACCATCGAGCGGTCGATCGACGTCCACGTGCCGGTTCGCACGGCCTACGACCAGTGGACGCAGTTCGAGACGTTTCCGCAGTTCATGGAGGGCGTCGAGAGCATTCAGCAGACCGACGACCTGCACACCCACTGGCGCACGAACATCGCCGGCGTGAAGCGCGAGTTCGACGCCGAGATCACCGAGCAGCGCCCCGACGAGCGGGTGGCGTGGAAGAGCACCAGCGGTGAGAAGCAGGCCGGTGTGGTCACGTTCCACCGGCTCGACGACGAGAACACACGCATCATGCTGCAGCTGGACTTCCATCCCGAGGGCGCGGTCGAGAAGGCCGGCGACGCGCTCGGCCTGGTCTCGCACCGGGTGAAGGGCGACCTGGAGCGTTTCAAGACGTTCATCGAGGAGCGCGGGGGCCCGACCGGCGCCTGGCGCGGCGAGAAGGACGCGCCGCCGCAGAAGGGCGCACCCGCGCACTACTCGCCGCGTACCGAGGAGGACCCGAGCGCGATCGCGCACGGCGTCCCGCCGACGACCAACCTGACCAGGGAAGAAGCCCAGCGGGCCCACGACGAGGGCCGCCCGGCGACCCCGCCCGTGATCTGA
- a CDS encoding glycosyltransferase, which yields MRIAMVSAPVDLPVTAGREVAAQVTALAAALAEAGHDVDVYTRRADAAAPKEAHETTGVTVHQVDAGPAQPIPEQELAAWMSDFGRALAEEWRSDPPEVVHAYTWTSGLAVSAAQRQLRESALVGGGASQAPVPVVLTLAGFGAELRRTPGGAPADATLSNRIRLEVALARSVDAVVAGSDDEVDEFTRMGVPRERITMVPAGIDVDRFAPGPALDAAEEPRVVALGDLTPVSGFETMIAALRGLPGVELVIFGATVDEQGGADELARLRKGAAQLGVAERVSFADPHLDRTDPGYRPALLRSADAVVCVPWHGPVSAGRVLEAMACGVPVVVTAVGAVSDVVVDGVSGVLVAPRRPDQLASAIRSLLADPVRRLGFGVAGADRARSRYEWSRVATSVERVYRRLLPVVEEEAVLEDELPGVERVGDGDERGRETGDLQRSEHAGSVRHQA from the coding sequence ATGAGGATCGCGATGGTGTCGGCGCCGGTCGACCTGCCCGTCACGGCTGGGCGGGAGGTGGCCGCCCAGGTCACGGCCCTGGCAGCGGCACTCGCCGAGGCCGGGCACGACGTGGACGTCTACACCAGGCGCGCCGATGCGGCCGCTCCGAAAGAGGCGCACGAGACGACCGGGGTGACGGTCCATCAGGTCGACGCCGGCCCCGCGCAGCCGATTCCCGAGCAGGAGCTGGCCGCCTGGATGAGCGACTTCGGGCGTGCGCTCGCCGAGGAGTGGCGTAGCGACCCTCCGGAGGTCGTCCACGCCTACACCTGGACGTCCGGCCTCGCCGTCTCCGCCGCTCAGCGGCAGCTCCGGGAGTCCGCGCTCGTCGGCGGCGGAGCCAGCCAGGCGCCGGTGCCGGTCGTGCTGACGCTCGCCGGCTTCGGCGCCGAGCTCCGTCGTACGCCGGGCGGCGCCCCGGCCGACGCCACGCTCTCCAACCGCATCCGGCTCGAGGTCGCACTCGCCCGGTCGGTCGACGCCGTGGTCGCCGGAAGCGACGACGAGGTCGACGAGTTCACCCGGATGGGGGTGCCGCGGGAACGCATCACGATGGTCCCCGCCGGGATCGACGTCGACCGGTTCGCGCCCGGCCCCGCGCTCGACGCCGCCGAGGAGCCTCGCGTGGTCGCGCTCGGTGACCTGACCCCGGTCAGCGGCTTCGAGACGATGATCGCGGCGCTACGCGGCCTGCCCGGCGTCGAACTGGTGATCTTCGGAGCCACCGTCGACGAGCAGGGAGGCGCCGACGAGCTGGCGCGCCTGCGGAAGGGCGCGGCGCAGCTCGGCGTGGCGGAGCGGGTGTCGTTCGCCGACCCGCACCTCGACCGGACCGATCCCGGCTACCGGCCGGCGCTGCTGCGTTCGGCCGACGCCGTGGTCTGCGTCCCGTGGCACGGTCCGGTCAGCGCCGGCCGGGTACTCGAGGCGATGGCCTGCGGGGTCCCGGTCGTGGTGACCGCGGTCGGAGCGGTCTCCGACGTGGTCGTGGACGGGGTCTCCGGCGTGCTGGTGGCGCCGCGCCGGCCCGATCAGCTCGCGTCGGCGATCCGGTCGCTGCTCGCTGACCCGGTGCGTCGGCTCGGGTTCGGGGTCGCGGGCGCCGACCGGGCGAGGTCGCGGTACGAGTGGTCGCGGGTCGCGACCAGCGTCGAACGGGTGTACCGGCGGTTGCTGCCGGTGGTCGAGGAAGAAGCCGTGCTCGAGGACGAGCTACCAGGCGTCGAGCGGGTCGGAGACGGTGACGAACGCGGCCGAGAGACCGGTGATCTCCAGCGGTCGGAGCACGCTGGGTCCGTCCGCCACCAGGCGTAG
- a CDS encoding phytoene desaturase family protein → MTAPTETVDAVVVGGGHNGLVAANLLADRGWHVLVLEAAAEPGGAVRSDEISPGYVADLCSAFYPLGGASPVLAGLDLDQHGLRWLHAPSVLAHVLPDDRVAVLSRDLDETAASVDAFAPGDGDAWRREAERFRAIADRLLDALFQPFPPVRAASGLLRSLGVADALRFARFAVQPVKQYTAETFSGEGAKVLLAGNALHTDLQPESAASSVFGWLLAMLGQFQGFPVPEGGASALTGALVSRLAAAGGQLRCSEPVEKVLVARGKAVGVRTASGALIQARKAVLADTAAPHLYRQLVGDRHLPPRMVDDLNRFAWDNAIIKIDWALSDRVPWTAEAARRAGTVHLGVDLDGLTQYGADLARRRIPEHPFVLAGQMAVADPSRAPGNGDSVWAYTHVPHGRDWKPGETERHADKVQALFEKHAPGFADRIVARRVLSTAEVAHGNPSLPEGVANLGTAAIHQQLFFRPVPGLGRADTPIDRLYLASASAHPGGGVHGGPGSNAARAALRRDSLGGPAYASLIRAANRAVYR, encoded by the coding sequence ATGACCGCGCCCACCGAGACCGTCGACGCCGTCGTCGTCGGCGGCGGCCACAACGGGTTGGTCGCCGCCAACCTGCTCGCCGACCGGGGCTGGCACGTGCTGGTGCTGGAGGCGGCGGCCGAACCCGGTGGCGCCGTCCGCTCGGACGAGATCAGCCCCGGTTACGTCGCCGATCTGTGCAGCGCGTTCTACCCGCTCGGCGGCGCCTCGCCGGTGCTGGCCGGCCTCGACCTCGACCAGCACGGCCTGCGCTGGCTGCACGCGCCGTCCGTGCTGGCCCACGTGTTGCCCGACGACCGGGTCGCCGTGCTCTCCCGCGATCTGGACGAGACCGCGGCGTCGGTCGACGCGTTCGCGCCCGGCGACGGGGACGCGTGGCGGCGGGAGGCCGAACGGTTCCGCGCGATCGCCGACCGGCTCCTCGACGCGCTGTTCCAGCCGTTCCCGCCGGTGCGGGCCGCGAGCGGGCTGCTGCGCTCGCTCGGCGTCGCCGACGCACTGCGGTTCGCGCGCTTCGCCGTGCAGCCGGTCAAGCAGTACACCGCCGAGACGTTCTCCGGCGAGGGCGCGAAAGTGCTGCTCGCCGGCAACGCGCTCCACACCGACCTGCAGCCGGAGAGCGCCGCGAGCTCGGTGTTCGGCTGGCTGCTCGCGATGCTCGGCCAGTTCCAGGGTTTCCCGGTGCCCGAGGGCGGCGCGAGCGCGCTCACCGGTGCGCTGGTGTCCCGGCTCGCCGCGGCCGGCGGGCAGCTGCGCTGCTCCGAGCCGGTCGAGAAGGTTCTGGTGGCCCGGGGTAAGGCCGTCGGCGTGCGGACGGCGTCGGGCGCGTTGATCCAGGCCCGGAAGGCCGTGCTGGCCGACACCGCGGCCCCCCACCTGTACCGCCAGCTGGTGGGGGATCGGCACCTGCCGCCGCGCATGGTCGACGACCTCAACCGGTTCGCCTGGGACAACGCGATAATCAAGATCGACTGGGCGCTCTCCGACCGGGTGCCGTGGACCGCGGAGGCCGCCCGCCGGGCCGGCACCGTGCACCTGGGCGTCGACCTCGACGGGCTGACCCAGTACGGGGCCGACCTGGCCCGCCGGAGGATCCCGGAGCACCCGTTCGTGCTCGCCGGTCAGATGGCCGTGGCCGACCCGTCGCGCGCGCCGGGCAACGGCGACTCGGTCTGGGCGTACACCCACGTGCCGCACGGCCGGGACTGGAAGCCGGGGGAGACCGAGCGCCACGCCGACAAGGTCCAGGCCTTGTTCGAGAAGCACGCTCCCGGGTTCGCCGACCGCATCGTCGCCCGCCGCGTACTCAGCACGGCCGAGGTCGCGCACGGGAACCCGTCACTTCCCGAGGGCGTCGCGAACCTCGGTACCGCGGCGATCCACCAGCAGCTGTTCTTCCGGCCGGTGCCGGGGCTCGGCCGCGCCGACACCCCGATCGACCGGCTCTACCTGGCCAGCGCGTCCGCTCACCCCGGGGGCGGGGTGCACGGCGGGCCGGGGAGCAACGCCGCGCGAGCCGCGCTCAGGCGCGACTCGCTCGGCGGTCCGGCCTATGCGTCGCTGATCCGGGCGGCCAACCGGGCGGTCTACCGCTGA
- a CDS encoding DUF4235 domain-containing protein yields the protein MSKASKVVYRPIGLASGMAGGLVAGIIFKQVWKKVSGRDDAPGATQSEYGWGEVLLASAIQGAIYAVVKATIDRAGAQAWARSTGEWPGD from the coding sequence ATGAGCAAGGCTTCGAAGGTCGTCTACCGACCGATCGGTCTGGCCTCCGGTATGGCCGGTGGTCTCGTCGCCGGGATCATCTTCAAGCAGGTGTGGAAGAAGGTGTCCGGGCGGGACGACGCGCCCGGTGCGACCCAGAGTGAATACGGGTGGGGCGAAGTGTTGCTCGCGTCCGCTATTCAGGGAGCGATCTACGCCGTGGTCAAGGCGACGATCGACCGGGCGGGCGCGCAGGCGTGGGCCCGGTCCACCGGCGAATGGCCCGGCGACTGA
- a CDS encoding SRPBCC family protein, which yields MQSVQLSIPTTPDRIFSVLADGWAYASWVVGASHIRDVDEGFPAVGTKIHHSVGGWPAMVKDDSEVLEIEPDRLLVLKVKVWPLFAGIVRVELEPDGTGTVATMSEEFVDGPGKLLPEPLIAPVLNARNRESLKRLAARALKDDRYAADGSRGQR from the coding sequence GTGCAGAGCGTGCAATTGTCGATCCCGACCACCCCCGACCGGATCTTCTCCGTGCTCGCCGACGGCTGGGCCTACGCCAGCTGGGTGGTGGGCGCGAGCCACATCCGGGACGTGGACGAGGGCTTCCCCGCGGTCGGCACGAAGATCCACCACAGCGTCGGCGGGTGGCCGGCGATGGTGAAGGACGACTCCGAGGTGCTGGAGATCGAACCGGACCGGCTGCTCGTCCTGAAAGTGAAGGTCTGGCCGCTGTTCGCAGGCATCGTCCGGGTGGAGCTGGAGCCCGACGGCACCGGCACGGTGGCGACGATGTCGGAGGAGTTCGTCGACGGCCCCGGCAAGCTCCTGCCCGAGCCGCTGATCGCGCCGGTGCTCAACGCCCGCAACCGCGAGTCGCTCAAGCGGCTCGCGGCCCGGGCGCTGAAAGACGACCGCTACGCGGCCGACGGATCCCGCGGTCAGCGGTAG
- a CDS encoding ATP-binding protein → MPATLRHAHSAQINPAPTLLTRSAREQDAAENAVEVICPATPEQLPVLRAIATSIALRADADLDLVADLRLAVDEACTALVRAAGAGEPLHCRFIQHSDAVEVVVAAWAPQPAPAEDELGLLLLGSLTDHITTETQAVDDGFELRTSLLVKVHPEGARR, encoded by the coding sequence GTGCCAGCGACCCTGCGCCACGCACACTCCGCCCAGATCAACCCGGCACCGACCCTGCTCACCCGCTCCGCGCGTGAGCAGGATGCCGCCGAGAACGCCGTGGAGGTCATCTGCCCGGCGACACCCGAACAACTTCCCGTACTGCGCGCGATCGCGACGTCGATCGCGCTGCGCGCGGACGCCGACCTGGACCTCGTCGCCGACCTGCGGCTCGCCGTCGACGAGGCCTGCACCGCACTGGTGCGTGCCGCCGGGGCCGGTGAGCCGCTGCACTGCCGGTTCATCCAGCACTCCGACGCCGTCGAGGTGGTGGTCGCGGCCTGGGCTCCCCAGCCGGCCCCGGCCGAGGACGAGCTGGGCCTGCTGTTGCTGGGCAGCCTCACCGACCACATCACGACCGAGACCCAGGCCGTCGACGACGGGTTCGAGCTGCGCACCTCCCTGCTGGTGAAGGTGCACCCAGAAGGAGCGCGCCGGTGA
- a CDS encoding STAS domain-containing protein has protein sequence MTPPKAEHPAAASGVEVRTVAESAGSPVQETLTVATQREASGLTTVRVDGELDMLTAPTLISVVDDELDRGCNRLLVDLRPVRFLGSSGLTALIAVARRCETDQVQLRLVADGPSVLRPLEITGLSAAFVTVSDPLDAW, from the coding sequence ATGACGCCACCGAAGGCCGAACACCCCGCTGCAGCCAGCGGCGTGGAGGTCCGGACCGTCGCCGAAAGTGCGGGTTCTCCCGTCCAGGAAACCTTGACGGTCGCTACGCAGCGTGAGGCCAGCGGCCTCACCACCGTCCGCGTCGACGGCGAACTCGACATGCTCACCGCACCGACGCTGATCTCCGTGGTCGACGACGAACTCGACCGCGGCTGCAACCGCCTGCTCGTCGATCTGCGGCCGGTGCGGTTCCTCGGTTCCAGCGGGCTCACCGCGCTGATCGCGGTGGCCCGCCGCTGCGAAACCGATCAGGTGCAGCTACGCCTGGTGGCGGACGGACCCAGCGTGCTCCGACCGCTGGAGATCACCGGTCTCTCGGCCGCGTTCGTCACCGTCTCCGACCCGCTCGACGCCTGGTAG
- a CDS encoding DUF3618 domain-containing protein: MTADKTEAKDPDQLRAEIAEIRADLGDTVEALAAKADVKAQAQAKVRETVETTKVQLDSLKTRAAERTEVGKVKAQASAERGKEALARYAPWPQVAAGAAATVVALVIGGRKLRARRATPVRRRFGR, from the coding sequence ATGACGGCGGACAAGACCGAGGCGAAGGATCCCGATCAGCTCCGCGCTGAGATCGCCGAGATAAGAGCCGACCTCGGCGACACCGTCGAGGCCCTCGCCGCTAAGGCCGACGTGAAAGCGCAGGCCCAGGCGAAGGTCCGCGAGACGGTGGAGACCACGAAGGTGCAGCTGGACTCGCTCAAGACGCGGGCCGCCGAGCGCACCGAGGTGGGCAAGGTGAAGGCGCAGGCGTCGGCGGAGCGCGGCAAGGAGGCGCTCGCGCGGTACGCGCCGTGGCCGCAGGTCGCGGCGGGTGCGGCCGCGACCGTGGTGGCGCTCGTCATCGGCGGCCGCAAGCTGCGGGCCCGGCGGGCCACGCCGGTCCGGCGGAGGTTCGGCCGATGA